The Thermodesulfobacteriota bacterium region CGCACCAGGTAATCACGATATAGAAGATAATAACGGAATCTATGAAATTAAGGATACTGCCCGTTTCGGTATTGTGGGCAAAGATGGATATTACAGTTATACCCCCGATATTAAGGTTGGCGAAAAACCACTCATTACCTTTTTTGCTCTGAACTCTAACCGTATGGTACATGAGAAAAAAGATGAGGTGCAGATTAAATGGCTGGAGCGGGCCTTATCGGAGAGTAACGCAATATGGAAAGTGGCCTATTTCCATCACCCCTTATATTCACCCTATGGAGCCCATAAGCCTGATTTCGGGTTTCGTAACGCCGTTGAAGAAACCCTAGTTAACGGGGGCGTTCAAGTTACTATTGCCGGACATAACCACTACTATGCCCGCATGAAGCCCCAAAAAGGAATAATCCACTTTATCTCCGGTGGCGGTGGAGCAAACCTAAAAAAACCGAAAGCGAATGGATATACGGCATGTGCCCTGGAGGTCAATAATTTTATCTACATGGAAGTTTACCCAGAGGGGATAAGTTTCCGAGCTATATCCAGTGAGGGACAAGTCATCGATTTCGGAATAATTGATAGCAGGACTTCCTTTCATTCAAGGTTATACAACTTAAAATGAAAGTAACTCTTGAAGTGAAATCGATAAAATCATCGGGGAAGATCTGCCCAGATTTTTCTTAATGGTCATACACAAAATACAAGAGTGAGGTCAATACCATGAAAAAATTTTGTACTTTAATTCTAATGATTGGCATCCTCGGATTTATAGCCTCTGAACCCTTTGCTCAGCCAGGAAAGGGATGGAGAGGCAGCGGGGGCTGGGGAATGGGTAGTCAATACAACAAGATGTATAATCCCAAAACGGTAGAGACAATAAGTGGGGAAGTAGTTAGTGTAGATAAAATCACCCCGATGAAGGGTATGTCCTACGGAATCCATTTAACACTGAAAACGGAAAAAGAAACTATTTCCGTACATCTTGGCCCTGGCTGGTTTATCGAAAGACAGGACATCAAGATTGAGCCAAAGGATAAAATTGAAGTCACCGGTTCCAGAATTACGTTTGAAGGCAAACCGGCTATCATTGCCGCAGAAGTGAAAAAGGGGGACGAAATACTCAAGCTTCGCGATGAAAACGGTGTCCCCGTCTGGGCCGGCTGGAGAAAACGCTAATTAAGATAAGGAGGGCGAAAGCATGAAATGGGTGATCCTGATCGTATTAGGATTCTTGGTAGTAATAGAGGGTGCATGGGCTCAGCAAGATGAGATGCTTAAGAAGACGCAAAGTCTGTTTAAGCCGATTCCTGATGCTCCGCCTGAGTTGAAGGATAATCCGGTGACCCCGGAAAAGCTAGAGTTGG contains the following coding sequences:
- a CDS encoding metallophosphoesterase — encoded protein: MKDTARFGIVGKDGYYSYTPDIKVGEKPLITFFALNSNRMVHEKKDEVQIKWLERALSESNAIWKVAYFHHPLYSPYGAHKPDFGFRNAVEETLVNGGVQVTIAGHNHYYARMKPQKGIIHFISGGGGANLKKPKANGYTACALEVNNFIYMEVYPEGISFRAISSEGQVIDFGIIDSRTSFHSRLYNLK
- a CDS encoding DNA-binding protein, which translates into the protein MKKFCTLILMIGILGFIASEPFAQPGKGWRGSGGWGMGSQYNKMYNPKTVETISGEVVSVDKITPMKGMSYGIHLTLKTEKETISVHLGPGWFIERQDIKIEPKDKIEVTGSRITFEGKPAIIAAEVKKGDEILKLRDENGVPVWAGWRKR